In the genome of Rhopalosiphum padi isolate XX-2018 chromosome 1, ASM2088224v1, whole genome shotgun sequence, the window tatgataaatcaataattaactcTAGAAAAAAAAGACGAATGACTAAACTTATCTGTCAATTTATTACGGAAATATTTGGTATACACTAACACTATACAccgattatcaataatttatggtGTTCATCGGCATTAGGTACTTACATCGtctaataattacatattatattgacaagATTTCCTTTTTTGATGgtaatatataccatatttgtagatatataaaaaaaaattttgaagcTATTCATATAAAACTGGAAAtgacatttatacaaaaataaaaaaaataatagtaaatatattttataattatgtatgcatattgcatatatattatgtagtatataccattatatttagTATCATTCCatcatataacaattatttttgttcttattacaatataataacactaaattaaaattaacttaaatagttaaatttatgattgaaatatactcaatactcataggtacatattataatttacagtagatatataatatatatattataaaatacaatcaaatataatagAGAATcactagtaaataataaaaaattatattcgatTCAGTCTTTTATCATGATAAGTTCATAATTAAtcctataatttttgtattaagtaaTTTGATGGAATATTtgtattcaacattttattattttatccagaatttatacttatttaattataataacttaccgTCATACATGATTGGAACTCCAGTTTCATAATATACCAAGGCAGGAAAACTGAAAATACCAATTTCTGACGCCAACTTTGAATCAGTTGACTTAACGAATTGAATACCTTCCTTATCGGTGTCATCATCTATAGTTTCTAACTCTTCCAATATACTAGGACAAGCTTCACATTTATCATCATCTATAAAAACatacgaatttattttttaataatttagtaatagttttgacttaaatacctacatacttaactataaataaatatgagtatGAATTCATTGTTAtggttaaagaaaataaaaggCAACATTTTGccacttttttaatacatgacaatcttttttttttgttaaataagacaatatttcattttttttgttgtaataaatGCTTTTATACGTCATAaagaatttaagaaaatataagaaTGAACAATTAGAAAAAGACTACTATTTAGCACATGAATAATATAGCAGAttcataagaaaatatattatgtattagtatattactataatattaagaattgtatagttaaaataaatatatacctacacctgaactatttttataaaacctaaGTTTTTTTAgtgattcaatatattttttatgaaatatccaCGTTGTTTGCGATGTAGAGTTAGACTATATTGGATATTTTGaaataagttaattatgaatttgtaaacaatttaaagttgGTATAGAATGAATTTAATGCTATAAAGATTATTATggttcaaacaataattatattgaaaattcttATATCTAATATAGTTCCACGTATGTAcgtgttaaaatatacatattacattttatacgtaCAAAAGAAAACTGCTAAGTGTTCGACATCATTGATTAAAGTTTGTAACGTTTTTCTATCAACGCTTTCAATAAAATCTGGTTCAGACTCGTGCAAGTCGAGAACCCATTCTAAAATTGCTTCTTCGTGCATCAAATCAcctgttaaacataatatttttatgttgccATACTTAGTATGTATTcgtatcttaaataatttattattaaactgtgtaataattcttatatatatatatatatatatattcacctGTGTAAATTTTTCGGAATTTAttcctgtaaaataataatgatggtaATCCCGGAAGGTCGTATTCTTTTTCTATTCCGTCATcagaagtttttaaaaattgaatatttttttcctcaCACTCGTCATCAATGTTTTCCAActctgatattattttttgactttttttatctCCTTCtttgtctaaaataatttatacatgtacTATAGTCTTTAAACAACGTATTGATATTGTgaaacatacaaaaaaatacaacaacaaattgtttttcatttaatattttctccAACATTTTAGTATTGACTTCTTCAATACGTCCAGGCACCTTAAGAGTCTCTTCATCTATAAGCCAAGTCAATACTTCATCTTCATCTTCCAAATCACCTGTATATACTAATGGttctttatttctaaaaaatactaGTGAAGGGAATGTTCTAAGTCCATATTCTCTAGCAATGGATGCGTCTTCGGTAGTTACGAATACTATTCCGGTTTCATCTAATTCATCATCGATGTTTTCAAAACCATCGAGTATGCTGTCACATTCTTCTCCTTCTTCGCATCTTCCACCTAAAATAAAccaaacattttgatttaaaaagaataaaataatataaaatgcatgtaTTTTAAGTTACTGACTAAAGTAAACTAAAACGTATTCATGTTCATTGATGAGGGTTTTAAGTATTTCGTCAGTAACTTCTTCGATGGTTGCAGTAGTTTTTTGCTCTATGAGCCATTTTAATACTTGTTCCTCGTTTATAAGATCACCTAAGATTATAATTACGCGATATTAattgcaaaaatatataaattatattatgtaaataattaaaattgaataccttCATAAATAGCGGGAATTTTATTTTCGAAGTATACTAACGTAGGTAAATGATCTATACCATACTCTTTAGCTTCATTCGCATCATCCAACCGCACAATTACAATACCTTCTTTATCCAATTCATCatcaatattttctaattcATTTAATATGCGAATGTCTTCTCTGTCATCTTTATCATCTATTTAAAACaagtttaataaaacaatatagattttcaaatattagtaatatacttgtataaaaaaataaaacccaattggcaatattaatataataacttaatagataacttttatctatttatttaaatgtcattaatttaattgtgtagAACTGTAGATGACTTGTCAAACACGTCCACGATTACAATAAAAACGATTTCCTTTCTAGGACTATTAGAATAATGGAATATGGAGTTTGTACCGAGTtagtaaattatagtatatttaagaacagtacttacaaaataatactgCCAAGTATGCTTCAGATTCAATGAGTTTATCAACAATTTCATCCGTAACTTCGGGTATCTCCGAATGTCTTTTTTGGTGAATTAGCCAACTTAAAACTTCTTCTTCTTTAAGTAAATCACCATTGTATAGATGTGGAATTCTTTTTTCGAAATACATAAGTTTCGGTACTGTTGTAATGCCATATTCTCGAGCTTcgtcaatattacaaattttgacGAACGCGATTCCACTTTGATCACATTCATCATCAATATTTTCCAATTCAACTAAAAccttttgactttttttttggtttttatcatctaaaaattaacataaaaaaaaatatttttatttttttaacttgataTTGATTATGTTTAACTTACAGAACAATACAGCCacgtttgataatttatttattagtatatcaaGCATTTCATCTGTTACATCTTCTATTTCGTCATGTTTAATTTGGTAACTAAGCCATTCCAATACTTTGTCTTCATCTTCCAAGTTgcctgaaatataaattaaaatattgagatatgtattttaatatttaatgaataaatattatataccattataaaGTGTTGGTACTCCATTCTCAAAGTATAATAAAGCTGGGAGTTCTTCAATTCCATAGAGTTTTGCTTCTTCGTCATCATCAATTTTCACAAATACAATTCCAAGTGTATCACACTcatcatcaatattttcaagttcATTTAATgctttttgagattttttatcattattatcatctaCAGGTTTaaggataaattaaaatttatacattttaatatcttttactatttatgcataataaatacatacagaaAAGAACTGCAATATTTTTTCCTTCTTTAATAAGACGGTCCATCATTTCATTTGTAATGTCTTCGATTTCATCTTTTTGAAGTTGATCAATGAGCCAATGTAATAGAGCGTCTTCATTTTCGATATCACCATCGTAAATGTTTGgtatttgtttttcaaagtAAACAACTGCTGGCACAGATTTTAAACCAAATGAAGAAGCTGCTTGTGGATCCTCAATCTTTACGAATTGTATTCCGTGACGGTCACAATCGTCATCAATTTTTTCTAATTCGTTCAAAACTCTCAAAGAATCTTCGTCATCATTATCGTCTGAAAAAATGCAATAGttatttgatacataatattaaaacctaTTTGTAGACCttacaaaacaaaacaacaaGATTATCAACAGAGCCGATAAGTGTATCTAATGTTTTTGATGTAACGTCCTCAATAACATCTTCTTCATCTCCAGTAGACTTGTTTTGTACTAACCACTCGAGTACATCTTCTTCTCTAGTTAATTcatctacattttaaaatgtcaatgtattaaaaatcacattcatatatacatactatataagtccaactattataatttaatataaatgtgtcTTTAGACAAACCACTGACGTTCATAAACAATTGGTATTTGATGCCGATAATAAACCAACTTCGGCAAGTCCCCTAAATTGTACTCGTCTGCTAAACTTGAGTCATGTATTTTTACGAACCCAATCCCTAGCTGATCTGCTTCATCGTCAATATTTTCCAATTCTTGCAATGCTTTTGCGCATTTCTTGCAGCCTGccttatctaaaataataattgtaatattagcaatacaataatacataatttaaaaaccagatAAATTCTCTCTCTATATTGCATGGATAAAGCTATGAAAGGTTATACATTTCTAAAGGGGGCGCCAAGGTTAAAAGCTGAAATGGGGTCACAGCTTACAACCATTTCACTTACGGATATCCTTTAAAGTGCATTCTGATCGTTCAGGACCTAATTCAATGTAATGTTTCGGtttcaatgttttaaatacttgtacattatattgtttatttgtttagtaattttattttcatgataGTTTTTTACTTACAGAACAAAACAGCTACATAATCTGTATCTTCAATaattttctgtaatatttttgagtttacTTCCTCAATACGGTCTGGTAAATCTAAAGCTTCTAGACTAGTTAAAAACTCTAATACCGAATCTTCATCCATTAGGTCTCCTAAAATTACCACACAAAACTatgatagtttaataaaaaaaaaaagatgactTTAAATGTACATACCTTCATAAATTATTGGTTCTTTCTTTCGGAAGTAAGTGAGTGCTGGGAAATTTTTGATTCCATAATGTTTAGCTAgtcttttatcattaatttttacaaaatctacTCCAAACGTGTCAGTATCGTCATCAATATTTTCGAGTTCTTCTAGTACTTTGTCACACGTATGACAGCTTCTAgtatctatatacataaattgcACCAATATATAAGAtaacttgaaataaaaatattctaaacatgttataaatattcttgttattttttcaattcattCGAAccgattactaaaataatactaacTGTGAACATCATTCATATAAACActcattttatacaaataaaaatggttaatattttctattctaGTTCATTTTATGATTGACAATGAGGCATAATCATATAATGGTTAAActtcagttataaaaataaattattactgagAATTAAATATTCAGAAGTTAAAAcgtttgaaaaaacaaaataatacaaaatatcaattttataaatctcTGTAAATCGTAGTTTAGTTATAACTTCtaattaatagtagtaataaattgtatacaattatttttataacccatttaatatatttataaataggaagcaatttttattatatttaaccacGGTAACTTATATTCATAaaggatatttaaaataatatataaaaggtgATTATTTCAACCATATagtatacaacaattatttatttcaaaacaatataagttaaaaatattattctaacattttatattgaacttatttattttttgttgattagTACAACGactatagatttctaaatagtaatttatatttttatttctataatctaaagaaaaataatttcctaaaaattCCTAGTGAtcgtaaatatgaaatatttattatattatatgtaaatattgattaaatatgatatgttaaagcttaaattaaaatagcagGAAGGTCAacctgaaaaatgtataatttcaactttttgttaccatttttgtaaataaacatttcttaaataatattctattttatatcatataaaaaaaatattaattttaatttaaaaaaaagtcaaaagtgGTTTATTATGAATTAGCGGCTAATCAATAAACAAAAGAGTACGAAAAATAAGGACAATAAATcagaacttaaaattaatttcaaaatgtttttaaatatcgataaaaattgttaataatattttattattattacaaaatagaaTTTCTACAAGGTtctttataagtttttcaatctttatttatataaaaaagatCTATCGGaaagtcaaataaatattttataagcgtttaaagtttaaattttagattctgagctgagcgatgaatgtattgattttacaatgattggATGATGTGTATTTCTTTTTCATTTCACatctaaattttgaaaatatggaaacttaaaacttttaggactgtgtttattatattgttatgaattttactacacgcaatagtttttgatttattttaatatattatatatttatactaagaatctatttttaaattgtaagtaatataaatttatataatatggtaaaaattatcataataattaaatattaataatataataaatgcaatattttcataaatttatattatataaacctaccgtaatatttttagtaaaataaattaatttaatagctatatatcataatatataatatatcattgatatatcataatacatatatcaaaaaagcatatcatgaaatatagtttgttatataaactattaattcgtCTCAGCtcataattgtttttcgtatacaatgatataatatcattgaattaaaatttaacacacccataataGTGAGCTACTTCACACTTTACATACATATAGCGGTACCCACTTgcctattttttataacattgaatATTCACCAGTTAATTATGAGTTACCTATTTCttcttaaacaatttttgatattttgttgtaatttaaaacaaacagcTATAGAAACTGAAAATGTCaccaaatttttaaatgattattatcatatttttttatacataataaaacgtaccataataatcgttatttatgatttcaaaatatttcaactgttttaatttatttatagacatttgaattttttttcgttttatttctataaataacgataaaaaaaatttcatttggttaaaaagcttgaacatttaataaaatattccaaataatttgttattataaatttataaaaatatataaaatacaatcacaatttatttgtatacgcatttgaagttcaaattttgacaaaattcgtcacgaaaattttagaattttttttgcaGTGGaaaatttataagatataaaagttttatagctaaggcttgtgattttaatatagtgttaattatattatgtaattaaaaaaaatatatttgcatatttttttgttttttcatagacattttaagtttaaatttgtatccaattatacatttaaaccaTGAATACGATATTcgttattttcttataatttaaaaacattatttttgggATCATATTATCTTTTACgtgaatttttagtttatatagatatacgatacacaatgatattttaaaatgcaatgtttttaataaaatgtactgtattactaatagtaaaataaattactttacccAACGCCAACAGCAACATCAAAACTACAtaacatgataaataatatatgcttataGACAGTCTTGTGTCCGAatcgtattttgtatataaacatctatcattgaatttaaatttgacatATTCATTACGGTGACCCACCCAAAACCTACCGTATAGGATACAGCAGAATGGTAACTACCTGCCaatctttttattaataaatcggtttcaagtttaaaaaaaaatgaattttaaatttaacaataggtctaaatattgtttactggtagataataagtaataactaataagtaataaccaattTTTTATGTTCTTGTAACCGATTAACAGCCGCACTTAACGACGTGTATGGAAGCCGGAACTACGACAGGTTTCCTATAGTtagaaattcaattaaaatcgtaaaaatgtaaaagtgatattaaaaaaaaatatgtttaaaatttaattacaaaacagAAAACGATCAATTCGATATTATGCAACAGccaacaatataaaaatcataaaattaaaaaatcaatagatgtattatctgaaatttaaattagaaaaaatactaTTGATAAGCAAAGttgaattgaaaacaaaaatttttatttcaatttcaatattttctatatatagtgttatgacttatgatattttatttgttttcaaattattatttttaattcgtagcttatatttaaaattaactaagtcctatacttaaaattcaaataacaaaatattaatgtaagaatctgatatttcattatttctttACTTGTTttgatatattgataatttaaagtcctaatatatttaagtatttaattatctttGTACTTTAAAGCATTTGCAGAAGCGTTTATAACGCAATtgctttattatatagtatgtagaTGTGTATAAACAAGAATACTAACGGTAACGAGTAAAAAGCTTTGTAAGTAAAAAAGTTGAGACTACttaaaaccaataattaataattataattataatataataaatcattacatttaaaattttttattttcttatatattttttcttttaagtagTGTTGATTGACATGTTCCGCAATCAAGCCATGTTGTCAaagtataaatcaatataagtcaatacttattatgttttttaagtataaattataaatatttttccaaactaTATATGTCGTTCCATTATAAATTGATTACTTAAGAGGCCGCCACaccaacatttgttttctctatctatctcccacataatataggaactattccgtatttccacgattacaaATTAAcaactctctggttcagtttaaaGTAAaggcacctattatatattttataaaaaagaatatgtccgaataaatttttaatatttacattttttataaaatcatgtttaaattaaaaatcatgttttaacttaaaataatttatattatttttaactattaataacttatttaaaaatataaatatttgtaaatgcacaggaaatattattttttacaaaatgtataataatagtccCTTTTTTCTAAACTAAGTTagagagtcgtaatcgtggaaatacgcaATATCTTTgttcttatattaatatattatgtgggagatggacaaaaaaaacaaatgatgaTGTAGCGGCTCCTTAATACATAAATCATGTAACATGATCAGATCATGATGATTTATCTAAAGTATTTTACAGTTTAATTACATATCACCGTGTTAACTCCAAATATCTGATACCAAATATGTGCATTGGTACTCTACCAGCTACAACGAAAAATACGGTtctctgtaaatattttttcatttatatgtgATCTCATCATTCTCATCTATTTAATTGCACTCATTTTCTcatttaatttttgtgatttaaataaaaatttaaaatagtttaaactttGAAGTGTCTttagataatacatttatgcataccaaataatatttaattattcaaaatcacaCTTTTAGTCTAATTTCTAGACACTTTGCAATTAGCATTAGAGGATActatacaaacattacaaacacattttttttctatgacatatgtgcaaataaacaaaaaagaaCTATAACAAACACGAAATGTGTTCATTATTCTCATACCtaaagtaaacataatttttttggcTTATAGGATTTTATAATCCGtaaatatacgttatacaagtgTGGGCTTGTAAACTCGTATACGTTTCTATTTTCGTATTTGCGATATTGATTGGTTTTCTTATttctacaatataattataaaattatgcgtTTTAGCTTAATTTCGATAGCCATTTGTGCAAATGAACGTGtactaatttgtttttaccatagattatattatacctacacagaGTCATTTACATATTAACCTAATCGTAGAACGAATTCAAACAAACATTAATATAGAACTTAGACCAGAGGttttcacataatttaataatttatagtgaaaAGGACTTTTATCAACAGcgagttattatacatttagctttaaaactaattttaatcgTAGGTACTAAATACTAATGTATGCCAATATtggtctatattatttttttcgtttatttttatcataatcaagtcttaaaataattaataatttatgtctaAGGTCCTCAAgaagttgtttatttatttatttttaatttatactgtaaatcttaataatattcatatatttttctttctataaaatacatgtataaaaaaataatattagcttattatttaagctaaaaaatcaaaagaaaataaCCAAATATTTTCCAAATGTAGTATTACTGTAAGTTCATAGGTTAGATACAACAAATACGTGTTTAGACATATaaggtacctatttttaaacaaataaaattatataacaataaacaatttaaaaaatataatatttagttgaagTACATAAATCTATgtatgataaaatgataattttatgttttgaaagGTTGATGGCATTATTAACAAACTTGTTGTAGAGGTATCAAAAACTTTACAGAATAGCTTCTCGCCATGGTttcccacataatatattacaccatTATAGGAGTAGATAGAcactattataactaataaccgGTAACACTTTTACCATAGGTTTTGCGAACTTTTTTCATATTCTAAgtggaattattttataaaattattattttatattataaatattaaaatatcgaatatcAAGTATAATAGTGTTTAATTTACAGCCAATTATAGCATACATTgaattcatacattttacagGTTAATGGtatctacctatattttataattatatattattatagataaaaaatttaaaaaatttaaacaatataaaataataatataaaaatatatttatgtatgtcatagtggttttatattttttttttataacttaaagacaattaaaattattcattcgtttagagatttattttattttattttttcattagcttattaaaaaatattgattatttatattaaaataattaaaaacactatGATATAGATACAGATCTCTCAAATGTAGTGAGACAATTTGGTAAATTTACTGTAAATAATGTACTCATAAGTTTGGTCCACGTGaaactgtttttttataatatacttttattatatacaataaccaAAATAGTACTGACATAGgactacttttaaaatattttgaattagtgttcaaatatatttataattaaacattttcattcgtctctaaatgtcattaaaattaaattttttaaatagcgGGTATGTAGCGttcttttaacaaattttcataaAGCGTTCTACTGAATGAGTAGAGCTCGTTCTACTcaaaaagaatacatttgtatcaaaaaatgttatttttttcatttttccaagaTAATTTCTagaaatttagtataaaattagggaaatcatttttttaaagtatcatttataatcaattatttaaattaattgattaattaaatttagagaaattatttatctaaaaaaa includes:
- the LOC132917289 gene encoding uncharacterized protein LOC132917289 isoform X2 — protein: MIRFTWHGFLAVIAFTAVAFQQHVTAKKDLPSSGSTASAPDPPAAAYRPKDHAEPIIEEVTAKQLERVLNEKDYVAVFWYTRSCHTCDKVLEELENIDDDTDTFGVDFVKINDKRLAKHYGIKNFPALTYFRKKEPIIYEGDLMDEDSVLEFLTSLEALDLPDRIEEVNSKILQKIIEDTDYVAVLFYKAGCKKCAKALQELENIDDEADQLGIGFVKIHDSSLADEYNLGDLPKLVYYRHQIPIVYEHELTREEDVLEWLVQNKSTGDEEDVIEDVTSKTLDTLIGSVDNLVVLFYDNDDEDSLRVLNELEKIDDDCDRHGIQFVKIEDPQAASSFGLKSVPAVVYFEKQIPNIYDGDIENEDALLHWLIDQLQKDEIEDITNEMMDRLIKEGKNIAVLFYDNNDKKSQKALNELENIDDECDTLGIVFVKIDDDEEAKLYGIEELPALLYFENGVPTLYNGNLEDEDKVLEWLSYQIKHDEIEDVTDEMLDILINKLSNVAVLFYDKNQKKSQKVLVELENIDDECDQSGIAFVKICNIDEAREYGITTVPKLMYFEKRIPHLYNGDLLKEEEVLSWLIHQKRHSEIPEVTDEIVDKLIESEAYLAVLFYDKDDREDIRILNELENIDDELDKEGIVIVRLDDANEAKEYGIDHLPTLVYFENKIPAIYEGDLINEEQVLKWLIEQKTTATIEEVTDEILKTLINEHEYVLVYFSGRCEEGEECDSILDGFENIDDELDETGIVFVTTEDASIAREYGLRTFPSLVFFRNKEPLVYTGDLEDEDEVLTWLIDEETLKVPGRIEEVNTKMLEKILNEKQFVVVFFYKEGDKKSQKIISELENIDDECEEKNIQFLKTSDDGIEKEYDLPGLPSLLFYRNKFRKIYTGDLMHEEAILEWVLDLHESEPDFIESVDRKTLQTLINDVEHLAVFFYDDKCEACPSILEELETIDDDTDKEGIQFVKSTDSKLASEIGIFSFPALVYYETGVPIMYDGDIANENEVLRWMIKQKTDESIELIDREKLFEYIDNQDFLAVVWFVEGDTRVPRILRHIELIDDEAAEYGIKVVKCNDRLMAKKHGFRSPPGITYFRKSKYINYDGDIDDDEEVLDWLTDPSNMELTEHIEKVNRKMFSKIRQSSENVAVFFYSDDCKQCKQVLAEIEHIDDDADGAGIDFVKIDDKQMAKECGVFALPAIVFFKLGSKEPTIYAGNLYEEADILNWLLVQKNPHGEIIEEINGQDLKDAIASSESIAVFFYSEDECDSCTSILEELENIDDDCERHGITFIKTQDVDAAEQYGVSKLPALVYFEHSVPNLFGGDLKEEEEVLQWLITQRTEDRIELVTRSMLESIVQETQYLAVYFYKQACHVCDQILEDLERVDDECDLYGIHMVKIQDPQLAKRYSIKTFPALVYFRNGNPLLYDGDLQNEESVLEWLIDDENRELADEIEEVNSRMLERLLDESLLLAVFFYEEDCEECGGILEELEIIDGEADLFGIDMVKISDPDVASKYNIISLPSLVYFRKRVPEIFDGDLSDEDKVLSWLTSQDVFEIKNEIDEVNKKMLTKLLNENEFVTVFFYENDVPESAEVLSRLETIDDETNNMDITFVKMADARYARKWGVTKLPAIVYFRNKFPSVYRGSLDTELEVLEWLKKTRFREPELNLFMYVMITISLAFVLYTVLLVYGFKKITMTPPKPLPSASSSSSSS
- the LOC132917289 gene encoding uncharacterized protein LOC132917289 isoform X1, whose translation is MIRFTWHGFLAVIAFTAVAFQQHVTAKKDLPSSGSTASAPDPPAAAYRPKDHAEPIIEEVTAKQLERVLNEKDYVAVFWYTRSCHTCDKVLEELENIDDDTDTFGVDFVKINDKRLAKHYGIKNFPALTYFRKKEPIIYEGDLMDEDSVLEFLTSLEALDLPDRIEEVNSKILQKIIEDTDYVAVLFYKAGCKKCAKALQELENIDDEADQLGIGFVKIHDSSLADEYNLGDLPKLVYYRHQIPIVYEHELTREEDVLEWLVQNKSTGDEEDVIEDVTSKTLDTLIGSVDNLVVLFYDNDDEDSLRVLNELEKIDDDCDRHGIQFVKIEDPQAASSFGLKSVPAVVYFEKQIPNIYDGDIENEDALLHWLIDQLQKDEIEDITNEMMDRLIKEGKNIAVLFYDNNDKKSQKALNELENIDDECDTLGIVFVKIDDDEEAKLYGIEELPALLYFENGVPTLYNGNLEDEDKVLEWLSYQIKHDEIEDVTDEMLDILINKLSNVAVLFYDKNQKKSQKVLVELENIDDECDQSGIAFVKICNIDEAREYGITTVPKLMYFEKRIPHLYNGDLLKEEEVLSWLIHQKRHSEIPEVTDEIVDKLIESEAYLAVLFYDKDDREDIRILNELENIDDELDKEGIVIVRLDDANEAKEYGIDHLPTLVYFENKIPAIYEGDLINEEQVLKWLIEQKTTATIEEVTDEILKTLINEHEYVLVYFSGRCEEGEECDSILDGFENIDDELDETGIVFVTTEDASIAREYGLRTFPSLVFFRNKEPLVYTGDLEDEDEVLTWLIDEETLKVPGRIEEVNTKMLEKILNEKQFVVVFFYKEGDKKSQKIISELENIDDECEEKNIQFLKTSDDGIEKEYDLPGLPSLLFYRNKFRKIYTGDLMHEEAILEWVLDLHESEPDFIESVDRKTLQTLINDVEHLAVFFYDDKCEACPSILEELETIDDDTDKEGIQFVKSTDSKLASEIGIFSFPALVYYETGVPIMYDGDIANENEVLRWMIKQKTDESIELIDREKLFEYIDNQDFLAVVWFVEGDTRVPRILRHIELIDDEAAEYGIKVVKCNDRLMAKKHGFRSPPGITYFRKSKYINYDGDIDDDEEVLDWLTDPSNMELTEHIEKVNRKMFSKIRQSSENVAVFFYSDDCKQCKQVLAEIEHIDDDADGAGIDFVKIDDKQMAKECGVFALPAIVFFKLGSKEPTIYAGNLYEEADILNWLLVQKNPHGEIIEEINGQDLKDAIASSESIAVFFWNGTLCERCKASNTKAFRRHHKAQQPQNGVHSDMKKKEAKPEIVTESVAEEDDTKNDGGVDDNNDDDDDDDDDDDDDDDNDNDNMENNNDIHSNIQGSNNNDSEDECDSCTSILEELENIDDDCERHGITFIKTQDVDAAEQYGVSKLPALVYFEHSVPNLFGGDLKEEEEVLQWLITQRTEDRIELVTRSMLESIVQETQYLAVYFYKQACHVCDQILEDLERVDDECDLYGIHMVKIQDPQLAKRYSIKTFPALVYFRNGNPLLYDGDLQNEESVLEWLIDDENRELADEIEEVNSRMLERLLDESLLLAVFFYEEDCEECGGILEELEIIDGEADLFGIDMVKISDPDVASKYNIISLPSLVYFRKRVPEIFDGDLSDEDKVLSWLTSQDVFEIKNEIDEVNKKMLTKLLNENEFVTVFFYENDVPESAEVLSRLETIDDETNNMDITFVKMADARYARKWGVTKLPAIVYFRNKFPSVYRGSLDTELEVLEWLKKTRFREPELNLFMYVMITISLAFVLYTVLLVYGFKKITMTPPKPLPSASSSSSSS